The window GTACGTCGTCGGGATGAGGATCGTcacgccggcgtcggcggccgaGGGGTACGCCAGGGTGCGGGTGCTTCGGACCGGCGACCCGGAGCTGGACGCGGCCAAGGTGTCGCTCGGGGTGCTGGGGGTCATCTCGCAGGTCACCCTGGCGCTGCAGCCCATGTTCAAGCGGTCGGTGCGGTTCGAGAggtgcgacgacgacgacctggcGGACCGCGTCGTGGCCTTCGCCCGCGAGCACGAGTTCGCCGACATCCTCTGGTACCCCGGCCACGGCAAGGCCGTCTACCGCGTCGACGACCGCGTGCCCCTCAACAcctccggcgacggcgtctACGACTTCATCGGCTTCCGGCCGACGCCCACGCTCGCCATCAAGGCCGAAAGGCTCGCCGGTACGCCGGCCGCCATTATATTATTATTCATGCAACTCATCAATGATCTCTCTCGCCTGCATTCTATCTATGGCCTATACGTACTGACAGCAGGTGACGATTTTGCTTCGAATGCAGAGGTGGGCGTTGAAGCCACGAAGAACTCCGGCGGCCGGTGCGTCGCCGCGCTGGCGACGAGAGCCGTCCTCTCCGCCGGCAACTACGGCCTGATGAAGAACggcctgctgccgccgctgccggggcGGCCGGTGGTGGGGTTCCAGAACCGCATCCAGTCGTCGGGGAGCTGCCTGGCGGGCCCCGACGACGCCCTGCTCACGGCGTGCCCGTGGGACCCGCGCGTCTCCCACGGCACCTTCTACTTCCAGTCCGGCATCAGCGTGccgctgcgccgcgccgcggccttCATCCGCGACGTGCAGCGGCTCCGCGACCTCAACCCGGACGCGCTCTGCGGCGTGGAGGTGTACGACGGCATCCTGCTGCGCTACGTCCGCGCCTCGTCGGCGCACCTCGGCAAGCCGGAGGACAGCGTGGACTTCGACCTGACCTACTACCGGAGCCGCgacccggcggcgccgcggctgcacggcgacgccgtggaggaggtggagcagaTGGCGCTGCGCAAGTACGGCGGGCTCCCGCACTGGGGCTCTTCTCCAGCGAGTGGAGCGACGCGGTGCTCGAGATcgggggaggcggcgtcgtGAGCGTGGTGAGGGACGGGTGCGCGCTGGAGGGGCTGTGCGTGTGCGCCCAGGACTCGCACTGCGCGCCCAGCAAGGGGTACTTGTGCCGGCCGGGGAGGGTGTACAAGGAGGCCAGGGTGTGCCGgcgtgacgacgacgacgacgactaggCTAGGCAACACGGCCGGCAGGGGCTGCTGCTGACGCGGCAAATTTGGCGGAGTGTTCGCTCGTGGTTAAGTGTGTGCATGCAAGATTTCTCAAGTGTGTATCTACTACATTTTTTGTTCAGATGGTTTATATATAGGCAACCCCTCCTGTTTTCTTTAAAAAAGGTTATTAGACTataactttttattttgttgacACGGAATTTTTATCATGTAATCTTGTCCTAGCCCAAGTTGACAAGCTTTGCGGTTGCACGCGCTCCTGCTGCTACAGAGCTGCCGCGCCAGGCGATCGACCAAGGGAAGTGCCTAGTGAGAATCTGAAAGCGACGCGTTGAAGCAGACGCGGACGCGACCCGTCACCCCACCCCCACCCGTGCCTGCCGGCTGTACTTGACAAAGAACACGACACCTCGACGGCGACGTCCGGCCGGTGTGGCTGACCTTCGTCACGGCCGGATCGGAGCCAGGAcataaaaaacatcacatcacatgtttaaacacataaagtactaaataaattatatttataaatttttttacataaataaattgtaaatcgcgagacgaatctaatgagcatacttaattcataatttgcaacaatgatgctatacagtaatcattcgctaattatggattaattttGGATTAAGTAGACCCAtgagattcgtctcgcgatttacaatccatccatgtaaaaaaaatttcaaatagacttcatttagtagtCCGAAATTGCAAGATTctgtttcaaaatttttttggcCAGTTCATGCACTGCAGGTGCATCGTACTCCACCTGAGACTTAAGAGCGGTGGAAATATGGAATACGACTAATTTTTACCTATTTCTAAAAAGACAGTCGTTTTCTTGGTCCGTCATTGACTAACATCTGTCTTGGTGATCCTATGATAGTGGTGGATGCATGGTTGAGAAGGTTCCAACCGAAACCGGAAATTAAACCATACGTTGAGTTAAAGGTCTGAAACCATAAGCAATCAACGTATGAGGAGTGAAATCAGGAAAGACTCAAGTTATAGACCAACATGTACTGAATTATTACTCTATTATTTACAATAAAAATATGGATACTGTATAATACATCATATATTCTTTTAAAAAATACTTTCAGTATTATAATATGATaatcaatatatttatatggtcGCCTGTAGCAACGCATGTACGTATTTACTACTAAATATGCAAATTTGGAATAAAATGAAAAATACATGTCACTATTACAGAAACAATTTCTAGGAACGACCTGTTTTTTTTCATGGGCGGATGCAAATGTACCCCGTTCCAACAACTGGAGTTGggtattgtagcatttcacACGCCCCTGGAAATATATCTTCAAGGGCGGGTGGTGCCGCCACCCGCcccaaaaaaataaattttcaggggcgggtggtggcatCAGCGGCCTCTAAAAATGAGTcttattttcaggggcggctgatgccaccacccgcccctggaaaacaatttctaggggcggctAATAAggccacccgcccctaaaaaccgTCATAAATATCTGggatcttcctcctcccgacagAACCGTGCTCTCTCTCGGGGAAGGTGCTGTCCAAAAATTCCATGAATCATAAATAGGGGAGGGAACATTTTAAAATCGATTTCTTTGGAATTGGAGGCTATAGGAGGTAAGTAGCACCTAattctatatttttttctaaGCTTTTGGGTTAATTTTAATGCTTAAGTTGTGCTCTCATCCCTCTAGCTAGATGTAGATCTCAATTAGGTGGATTTAGCATTTAAGACACGAATTGCTTTAATTTTTTGGATAAAGTTATGCTATTTTAGTTGGAGCACATGATTATGTAATTATTTGGGCCCAACCATCAAGTTTTAGCCTCATTTGTAAGTAAACAAATTCCTAAATatatagaggagagagaaaatgatATGATTTCCCTCCTATATTTACACACATGCATGACAATTTTTTCCATCCTATGTTTTCATACGAATTAATCTTCCCCTTGTTTCAAATTATATTTAATCCGAAATAATAACAAAATACTTTCAATAAACGTAAAACTTTAACCCTAGGATTATTGTGAATACTGAAACAAGATTAAAATATGAGAACAATTATTAACATGCTAATGAATAAGAAAAAATATTCTAATACAAATTGATATTTTCCTTGTTCAAAATTGTATTAAATCCGATTACATAGTAAATTGACATTTTCCAATATTTATGCTTAGGTGTAGATTTACTTAGCATTTATTTCACAAATTATTTGagagtttgttttattttgtttaaattatgtattatttttttattgttgGTGTTTAGAGATGGATAGAACTTGGATGAACAAAGCACGAAGGACGGATGCATATTTCCGTGGAGAAATTGATAAATTCATTCAAGCTGCGGAAAACCATGCAAGAATTGAGAAGGCACAGATGATACATTGCCCATGCAGAACCTACAAAAATATGAGAGTATTCAGCAACACAACTATAATTGGATCACATGTGTTGATTAGTAGTTTTGTAGACAACTACATGATCCGGAATAAATATGGTGAAGAAGAACAACCTCAGAGAGAGAATTCACTCGATGAAATAATGCAAGACggggtctcgtccgccaccgccTTCCGTAGCGCTGAGCAAAAAATAAAGATAAGCCCAGGCAAATCAAATTTAACTTGAGCGAATTTCAGACACTTACCCTCAGTACgctccctctccttctccaGCTGTGCCCGAGCGGCATTCACCTGCTGCTGGAGCGCCGACAGGGTAGCCCCCCTCTCTTCGAGGGTGGTCTCTACGTCGCGGAGGGCCACCCCCCGTGTCTCGAGGGCGACGTCCTTCACCACCAGGGTGTCGGTCAGCGCCGCGATGACCGCCTCCATGAGCTGGAGCTCAGCCGCCCTCGCCTCGACCTACTGGGCCTTCTGTTCGGCTGCGGCTCGCTGTGCATCGCGCTCGCCGTTGGCTCGGGCCAGCTCGAGCTCCAGCGCGCGGTTCCGCACATCCAGGGGAACACCTGGGCATTGTCTTCGTTCAACCGCACGCCCAGGCTGGCGTTGTACCTCTCGAGCCAGTTCACCCTGGAGTACAGCTGCGCCAGCTTGACACTCTTGTCACGCGACATAAGCATCAGCTGCTGCGAACAAGAGGATGTGAGCGGATGCCAAACAAACACGATCAGAAAGGGACAAGTCACAAGGGAGGCGCTTACATTGCTGATGCTGAAATTCATCTCCTTGAGAAGCTGCAAGGCACGAGCGATATTGATCTCGATCTCGGCGCTGACGTTAAGCTGTGCCTGCCAAGCGCATCCTCCTCCCGCTCGGCGCGGACAAAATCCGAGGGGACCTCGGGCTGGATAATCGCCCAGTTGGCCCCCTGACCGGACCCCTCGGACGGTCCGTCACCGAGGCCACCCTCGGAGGTAGAGGCGATGTCGGCGAACGGGCCGTCAGCGCCGGGTGCAGCGTTCGGGGCGACCTCCCTCAGGTCCTCGAGCCACACCGGCGCCCTCATCTCCGTCATCTCCACCACCGGCATCTCCAACGCCGGCACCTCATTCACCGGCGccgtctgcgccgccgccgccgccgcggcctcctcgtTCCTGGCCCCCGTGCGCTCTGGGGCAGGGACCTCTTCCTCCATCTGGCCGGCAGGCCGCTCAGACGCGGCCCCGCCGGTCAACCCTCCTTCCCCGGCTTCCGGCCGGGCAGAATcttccgcgccgccccggccggcatCTCCCACGCTGCCCCGGCCAGCTACTTCCTCCGCATCCGGCCGGGCAGCCTCCTCTGCGCTGCTCCAACCGGCGTCGTCCGCGTCCGATTGCGCTCGGACCATCACGGCTCCCCGGGCAATCGCCTCCCGGTACCGCGTGGTGATCGCCTCCGCTGTTTGAGGCCCTCCGGTCGGGGACTGCGCCCCGGGCAATCGCCTCCCGGTACCGCGTGGCGTGGCGCTTGCCCCCCGACTTAAGGGCCTTGGTAGGCACCAGTGAGGGTGAGGCCGTGGTGACCTTCAGGCTGAGCAGATGGGGGAAGGAGTCGGGACAAGCAGGAATGAGGATACCAGAAAAGCTCAGAGCAGGCGAAAGAATACTTACCACAAAATAGCGCTCATCCTACGCTTCCTCGAGCTCCTTGGGCCTTACGTCGCCCCGCTGGCTCCCGCCGATTGGCCGGTGGGCGGCCCCCTCGGGCTAGCTTgccccctcggcggcggcgtccgcccgaGGGTCACCACGCCCACCGCTGGAACGAGCGTCTtctcgcccgccgccgtcgcgggcgTCCTCTCGCCTGCCGCCATCACGGGTGTGGGCATCCTCCCGCCCGCCACTGACGCTAAGGCCTCGACGCCAGCTCGTTGCTGCCGACGGTTGGCCTCCGGCCACCCCCGTATTGGGGACCTCGAACATTGTGAGTTCCGCGTCATCAGACGAAGAGTCGTCGTCTGGTTCCGGCATGGACTCGGGCGAGGGTAGCGGCGAGAGGCCCTTCTTCTCCCACGCCCTGTTCACCTTCTCGtgatcctccttcctcctcctcttcctgtcGTGGCTCTACTTCTCCGCGTCCTTCcgtgccttctccgcctccgtgcGCCGGTGATTCACGGCGCGGGTCTTGGGGAGCGGGGGGTCCGAGACATACCCACTATGGGTCAGCCCTTGTGAGTGTGACAAAGATTAGGAGGGGAAAGGGGATGACACAAACCATCAACGATCGAAAACGATTCTTACCAGTTGGATGTACCCCGCCTCAAGGCGCATCTTGATCGCCCAGAGGTCCACGGGGTTGGGTGGGAGAGCCGCCACCGTGCGCTTCGCCCTCTGGACGGCGACATCATGGGGGAGCAGCTCCTCCAAAATCCTCGAACCCCCGAACGAGGCCTGGGGTGTCAGCTGGTAGATTGGGAGCCTCCTCTCCATGAGGGGGACCACCTCTGCTGGTTGAAATTGGCAACGATGGAGGCCGCAGTCAACCCCTTGTCCGCCAGGCGATGCAGCGCCTTGGTGAACACCTCGAGCATGCCCTGGCGCTCAACAAGCGACACTCCGTACCCCTAGGAATCCGGCTTCTCCGTCAGGATTTTGTCGGTGTGCGCCGGGAACCTGCCATCATCATTGCGCAGGTAGAACCATGCCTTGTCATAATCACAATTATTTGTGGTCATCATGCAGGGGATGTACAGGTCCTTCCTCTTCTCTCTCAAGTGGAGTGTGAAGCCGCCGGCGCGGACGGGCCTCCTCACCCCTCGCGAGATGAATTCGGTGTAGAGCTCCCCCGGAATAGGTGCCGCCACAGGTCCCAGTGCACTTCTCCCCCAGGtagccctcgcagacggcgacaaAGACCGCCGCCTGTGAGATGGCGTTGGGGGCGAAGTTGTGCAACTCCACCCCGTAGTGGTGGCAGAGTGCGCGGAAAAACCGACTGGGGAGGGGGGGgcgccgaatccccgctcgtgcagCCGCGCCAGGCTGACGACGTAGCCGGTCGGAGTCTTCGGCTCCATGTCCGTCGAAGCCGGAGCGATCCACACCGGGCGCGCTGGATTGGTGTTCGGCGGCAGGATCCCGGTGGCGACCAACGAGGTCAAGAATGCCTGATCGATGATGGACTTGCCCCACGGCACGGGATCATCCAACTGCATCATGGCGTCGACGAGAAAGCGTAGGGGGGAAGTGGCTTGAGCAAAGGAAAAGGTGTGctagtttcttcttcttcctctcgcctCTTCACTCTAAGCTTTGATGCAGGAAGGAGGCAGTGGAGGCAAAGGCAATGGCAAGGTAAGCCGGACATGCACCCCCACGCCTCTCTTTATAACTGTAGCACCGGGCGGATTCACCGCGGCTGCCCCAAACcaaccgcattaaatgcggtgggtttTGCAGTCACTGACAGTTGGGCCCCGCGGCCGTGGAAACCCATGCGCACGCACAGTAAATACCGCGGTGCGGTAACTGAAGCGGTACAGGGACACTGTAGCGCCGTCCCATCAaccggccgccgcccacgccgctccgTCTGCCTGAGGCCACCGCCCGAAAAGGTGTGCCCGCACCGCACGCGTTGGGCCACGCCACGCACGACCGTCGCACGACCCACGCATGACCCACAACTCCGCGCCGCACGTAGACTGTGATGGAATATTCCCCCCAGGGGTTCCTTACTAATGAAGGAATGTTATTCCGAGGCCCTAATGATCAGGGGTTTAAAGGCTGGCCTGCCGAGGGTTCGATAGATGCCCCAGATCAACAGAGTCAGGGACAACATGAACATGCTCATACAAGCCTAGCCTCGAACGCGAGTTTGAGATGTCCTACGCTGTGTTCGAGGCTGGATGAGGGTGCCTAGCACGAGGGATCCCGttgagggagagcatcgagccctcggaccctatctaatgggtccgagccctgcctagcgaacctttgcgagcgctttagGAGACGTGTCTCTAGACCATGAGCTGACCCTTATCGAATAGGGCACGGAGGTCTACTCGAAccacccgctaacagctcaccgGAGCATCCATGACTCGCAGCCCGGGCAAGGGTAGCATGGcttgcttcacccctcctccttgagaaagggcgacgagggtcgtaacgaTAAGCGGAGGGTACTCCCTGATCGCCTTCACAAGGgctagggctcgggggctcctcgcacatcaCGGCTAAGGCCATACTCTCGAATGAACCGGCTACCGCCCGATTGTGAAATCCCACGTGTCAAACAAGCCTCCTTGCATGCTCAAGGAGACGTTTGGATCAACCAAGCTAGGGCGCCAACTGCCCCCAACTGTTGGGGGttgggctgtcctgggccttGGCTTGTCTGATCTCCGGGGCATGGCCTGTCTTAACTAGgtttgcttcggttcttgggctacacttggtccatttgagcctgaatcgatgctatgatattttctgtgattttataccAGACCAAAGTGTGCTtccaacctgcatattagctcaaaaacacatcttgcatattctaggagctaaagtgtgatttagggaTTTATTCGAATAAAGatgtgtgtaagaaatgcaaactctcatgattttctgatcaagttgacatcTAAAAATGATCGTTactgagcgtcaacaagatcccccaagctatcctttgctcgtcccgagcaaaacaggacaaatcaggttgttgatcagaaaatcactttgattctcactagggtcacaaaatttgacaaaacttTCTCCATagctgatcaggttgaggtcgttttgtccgtacctggagaagtagtaacGGGCGATGAcgtcttcttttttttgtgccatatcttcttggtcttctttggtggcataGATGATGTAGGAGTAGGATCCTCGGGTGTAGGATAGAcgatttccagatcttcccatgCCGTGTTGGTGATGAAATCGAGAATTTTTTGGATGTCTTCTACAGGTTCAGTCGGgggagtatgaatttcccaatcttCCCAGGCAGGCTTGGATGGTGAATGATGAACGTCCCAATTCTCCCATCCGGGTTCTGCCCATAACCCCTGTTTCTCGCTATCCTCATGGATCAAGAACAATTCTCTCTTgttttgaatcttgaatttcATAGTTTTGCCCATGATGCGGAGGCTGACTTTCCCTGACCCAACGTCGATTCTGGCATTTGCATCTCTCAAGAATGGACGCCCAATAATGAGCGGGATTCCAAGATCCCCTTCCATGTCGAGGACCACAAAGTCCGTGAGTATGAAAGTGTTCCTGACTTTCACCAAGAGGTCTTCCACAACTCCTTCGGGATATCTCACGGTAGAGTCCGCCAGCTGTACACACATGGTGGTAAGGGAGAGTGCCCGATAGCTTAACTTCTCAAacgttaccttgggcatgatgttgacactTGCTCCAAGGTCACAGAGCGTGATCAAAGTtttaatcaaagattgagcaactGATCACTTTGGGTTCCAGGATCCTCTCATATTGTAGCTGCTAGTTCACCCCATGCGCTCCTTCTGTGacgtgtgagcttctctgcatagctggTGAAGGGTGTTTTGCTAGGTGGCTTTTCCCACATAGCATTTACGACATTCACGCTTTCTAGaattgattcgggttgccccggaatctttcctatttcagcagcaggtgtagcagcagctagctgagctagctgagtctcaatcatcttgttgaaaTTCAGCTGGTTCTTGATGGCAGTGGAGAAGCTGTCCATCTTAGCACGGATGGTCTCCACGGATTTGTCATTAGCtaccaacttcttctgaagggactcattgatcttcgcttggccgtagacaagatccctcaaggcacgttggttaggattgaaagaattcgggtacccattacctccttgatagtacgggcatggttgattccacccctgacctccttgtggacgaaatcCATTGTTGTTGCCATTAAGatatagagcttcttcttgggtttccggACAATGATCACCCGAATGTCCATCATTCCCACAGACCTCGCATATCATGCGAGCTTCCAAGGCTTGTAATGTCtgcatttgagccttatcttgagAATAATCCTGAattttcttgaggaggagatcaattttcatcgcgagcatgtcggcctccttgacggagtgcatgcctCGTTGATGTGGTTGGAGACGATCGtcactccaaccttggttggacaccatcttctcgattaatgctgtagctctttcaatggttagcgagaagaaagctccacccacagcggcatccacatgatcacgggaagattgagtcaacccgttgtagaaatTCTGGAGGATGAGCCAATTGTCATCCTATGGTGCAGACATGCAAggatgtactcctgaagtctctcccaagcttcagaAATTGACTCATTAGATGCCTGCTGGAATTTCGAAATCTTTCCACGAAGTGCATTGGTTTTGCCTGTCCGGAAGAATTTCACGAGGAACACCTTGGCAAATTTGTCCCAGGTGTCCACAACggtcttgttagcataaaactaTTGCTTCGCCCTCCCCAGAAGAGAGAACGGGAACAATCGGAGTCGGATAGCATCTAGAGATACTCCCTTGacaacaaaagtactgcagggTTCCAAGAACTGTTGGAGATGGGCActagcatcctcattggccttgcctagcctgcaccatcgtaatgagacccgtcttgatctcgaaattatCTCCTCCgatgttaacctcgggcccggtggggacctggttagcagacagggcagagtaatcacggagtgtcctCTGAGCCATAGCTTGaggagctgacgatgatgcgatgactggttcGGCTGCTGAGTGTGAACTCCGAGGAGACACGAGACAAGCTCGAGTccttctcaaaagtgactctgcatcggaatgaaagttttgcggcaagtcgaaaccggtcatacactatcCTGTTTTCACATCAACAAAgacagaaaacaaagccaagttagtctgtttagcaagcgaataccaattttcgatttcgttcagaacttttgcctatgaacttcaatttatgccttccccggcaacggcataaaaatgcttgttggcgcctaccagcgtcactgttggcgctccttaagtacccattttattatatgattaggagtggttttggtaaattcttcgggatgattcatgtactaacccgccacttggcacccgaacttgaccgttttcgattttgtcctggattttggagcatgttgtaaattggcaggaaattggacactttcggagatgttttgacgcatggtgacaactgggctaagataaggaataaggagaagaggccgcacgTGAAAGATggaaccgaaaggggccagaaagggcccaggccggccggcctggggccctctgagccggcctagcccatttctggGCCCAACCAGTgtcagttttcttcagcacgaagtatgcgtcaaccctaatctgtgttttaccaaaaccgccgacCAGAACCgtctatatataccccgaagccgccgtcaagcAGAGAGATCGGAGAGCAGGGAGATCGCAGAGagagagatccattcgagttagacacaagagaaaggcgacgccggaggcctcatcgtccctcggcgccgctgcaagttggaggacagcaagggatccatccctttccatagatttcatcaccatgatcgactacgcttcgcttagcttcatggggtaaagtcctcgtttgttcatggggttgtaaggagatcttgagttgtaattaccgaatcctttatgagattgatctatcacgattcttgttgatgatgctttgatgcctaatagttcgcgacttggctttgggtttgctttgctcttgcatggtttacttagattacatcaactatcgtgttcttattgattcgttaccgattatcctcgtgtagtgacagtatgtgggagggaaatgttttgatcttggaacacacatttggtagattagatccattctttgttgcttggcgattacatctctagtgatcctagaccctatggacaaaggctcttcatatcttgtgcacacacctaccattgctcactagtctagattagattagattggttagattagatctatttcacactcaatcattcaatatagatcttttaccaacatcattagtgcttagttaagcatagtaatacacttgttccgtggattgataaaccttgggggaatactctaagggaaaagctacacaatccgtgcgcttgcggtacgtaaattggtgctctaaggagcgtcaacaagcttttctggcgccgttgccggggaacaagcgattttgctacgtttaactttgtattaattttgttggttactagcacctaaccttttctctagaaaatttttgtttttgtttttgttttgattgtctagatggcccatctcattcaacacgtggaggaaggagaaaaatcactaagggattatgcaagcccgcgatcggaggacttcgacatgcaaaaatcagattcggtgttgcgagccaccgagtacgagatcaagtctcaaatcatcaagatggcggcggcaaacccctttagaggagatgagacggacagcccatatagacatatcaagtggttcacaatgctatgcaacacggtacaacaagacggagttccgctagcttggtttagatggaatcttttcccatactcacttgcggaagacgcgagaagatggtttgcacttgcatccttcgaggtaaaaggaaattgggatgacttgatgaagaaattttgcgagcgatTCTTTccattaagcaaggttcaacatattcggaagcaagtgatcaacttcgcgcaaggagaagaagaagggatagatcaagcatgggatagattcaatggattaattgaacaaggaccgaagctcggattttccggtgaagtactcttgcataccttttactttttcctaacccccgagtgcatgcagtttgttcaaatgtgtgcaggaggagatctcatggagaaaacactcacggaagccgcccaactcctacaaaaaatcagcaagggtgcggccatgtgaagagattgggaaaaacgatgttcgaaAAGCTctgaggaagaatctcaagtgcgggtgcttgctggaattttcagaaaagagacatcggaagtgagggaagaacaactgAAGCATGGGatagtcatagagacaaaccacgatgaagaagcatcaatctggagtgcaacgaaagacgacccggaaaagaaaggaagaaccttgggcaccgccaaatcgctaagggaattcaagcaaatggattggataccaattgacttcggaagattgttcgacaaagcaagaccgcatccaaatcaacgaggaatggcgaaggtgatagcggaagacttcccgccggataatcacacgggatatacatttggcaaggaatcggccggtgatattattcggaaactttttgaagaaaaagaggaagagattgacttggacgaagtgc is drawn from Panicum virgatum strain AP13 chromosome 1N, P.virgatum_v5, whole genome shotgun sequence and contains these coding sequences:
- the LOC120653369 gene encoding uncharacterized protein LOC120653369, with amino-acid sequence MVRAQSDADDAGWSSAEEAARPDAEEVAGRGSVGDAGRGGAEDSARPEAGEGGLTGGAASERPAGQMEEEVPAPERTGARNEEAAAAAAAQTAPVNEVPALEMPVVEMTEMRAPVWLEDLREVAPNAAPGADGPFADIASTSEGGLGDGPSEGSGQGANWAIIQPEVPSDFVRAEREEDALGRHSLTSAPRSRSISLVPCSFSRR